In one window of Methanosarcina vacuolata Z-761 DNA:
- a CDS encoding peptidoglycan-binding domain-containing protein, translating to MTIGDGHDLRSSRFAGDEVLEGCYDKEIVLQKGDSGSAVRKVQQALIFLDFPVPEVGANGIFGGETELAVRSYQESRGLKVDGIIGSETIGSLDEEFFAGARKPSVSPVTEPQVSEISAPLFPESPVRSPRASPVGPVRAPEVPPVEIPRAPRVGAPAVKIPQPPEAPVAGPPILKTQAVPLDQKPVHVTRPITPPMTRLPPTVDSKGRKFHTAGTWSGSSSSFEAEAGKSVRLEVSNLNVKESSIMIKTNTGEAKESILLPDTLVNFEFSAITEPFIWRFYIETDSEDSLIEWKLYSNWVPGKSE from the coding sequence ATGACTATTGGGGATGGTCACGACTTAAGGTCGTCGAGATTTGCAGGTGATGAAGTTCTGGAGGGCTGCTATGACAAAGAAATAGTTCTCCAGAAAGGAGATAGCGGCTCTGCGGTAAGGAAAGTTCAACAGGCTTTAATATTTTTGGATTTTCCCGTGCCTGAAGTTGGAGCCAATGGTATTTTTGGCGGGGAAACCGAACTTGCGGTTAGAAGTTACCAGGAGTCAAGAGGCCTGAAAGTTGATGGTATAATAGGGTCAGAGACTATAGGAAGTCTTGATGAGGAATTTTTCGCGGGCGCCCGGAAGCCTTCGGTTTCACCAGTAACTGAGCCGCAGGTATCAGAAATTTCTGCTCCATTATTCCCGGAATCTCCGGTTCGATCACCAAGAGCATCTCCGGTTGGACCGGTAAGAGCACCTGAAGTCCCGCCAGTAGAGATTCCACGTGCTCCGAGAGTAGGGGCTCCTGCGGTTAAAATACCACAACCTCCTGAAGCACCGGTAGCGGGACCTCCAATCCTGAAAACCCAGGCAGTTCCGCTTGACCAAAAGCCTGTGCATGTAACTAGACCCATAACTCCACCTATGACCAGACTACCCCCTACGGTTGATAGTAAGGGACGTAAATTCCATACTGCAGGAACCTGGAGTGGGAGTAGTTCTTCTTTTGAAGCTGAAGCTGGAAAATCGGTACGTCTCGAAGTAAGTAACCTGAATGTTAAGGAATCAAGTATTATGATAAAAACAAATACAGGTGAAGCAAAAGAATCTATACTTTTGCCTGATACTCTTGTAAATTTTGAATTCTCTGCGATAACAGAGCCTTTTATATGGAGATTTTACATCGAAACCGACAGTGAAGACTCTTTGATTGAATGGAAACTCTATAGCAACTGGGTGCCTGGAAAATCCGAGTAA
- a CDS encoding hydrogenase small subunit — MGGSGTDNDDLLEKFKNLDFMKMDRRTFIKAVGVLGASLFLQTYKNDIAKALEFSETKVVWLHGVMDSGCTISMLDGGSPDIIEFLQEYNLKLLYHEVLMMQQGIFVDGKLANTSDLNSEIVLDEILGREKDYVLVSEGAISNGPQGSGKYLMLGGRTYKEIYAKAAKNALAIVAIGNCATNGGVNSAKSDIVELMDPRGVAFTMEDASKGILDLLGIEKPVINLTGCPTHPDWVFLTIGAVVLGKIKIPDDLPNVLDHWKRPKVFFPPDHVIHDNCSRRGYYDRGEFELTVGGPKCLWKLGCKGPYTHADCATRNWNGHLNYCPQAGSPCIGCVQPGFPDSTRPFFVEIEKTGIVGTNITTIAGVAIGGALLAAGAHAVRRTAMKRPEDEEGFAEESTPEETGEKPIEEAGGEK; from the coding sequence ATGGGGGGAAGTGGAACGGATAATGACGACTTACTTGAAAAGTTTAAAAATCTCGATTTCATGAAAATGGATCGGCGGACATTTATAAAAGCTGTGGGGGTATTAGGGGCTTCACTGTTTTTGCAAACGTATAAAAACGATATAGCAAAAGCTCTTGAGTTTTCTGAAACTAAAGTTGTATGGCTTCACGGAGTAATGGATAGTGGCTGTACCATATCAATGCTGGACGGAGGATCTCCTGATATCATCGAATTCCTTCAGGAGTACAATCTCAAACTTCTCTATCATGAAGTTTTAATGATGCAGCAGGGGATTTTCGTAGATGGGAAGCTCGCAAATACCAGTGATCTTAATTCAGAGATTGTACTGGATGAGATCCTGGGAAGGGAAAAAGATTATGTTCTGGTCTCCGAAGGAGCAATTTCGAACGGACCTCAAGGTTCCGGGAAATATCTCATGCTGGGAGGAAGGACCTATAAAGAGATTTACGCGAAAGCTGCTAAAAACGCTTTAGCAATTGTTGCAATTGGGAATTGTGCGACTAACGGTGGGGTGAACTCTGCTAAGAGTGATATAGTCGAACTTATGGACCCACGTGGGGTTGCTTTTACTATGGAAGATGCTTCAAAGGGGATTTTAGATCTTCTTGGCATCGAAAAGCCTGTAATTAATCTTACTGGTTGCCCTACTCATCCAGACTGGGTTTTTTTGACAATAGGTGCAGTTGTTTTGGGAAAGATAAAGATACCTGATGATTTGCCTAATGTCCTGGACCACTGGAAACGTCCAAAGGTTTTCTTCCCGCCTGACCACGTTATTCATGATAATTGTTCTCGTCGCGGGTACTATGACCGTGGAGAGTTTGAGCTTACAGTAGGTGGGCCGAAGTGCCTATGGAAACTGGGGTGCAAGGGACCCTATACCCATGCAGACTGTGCTACTCGCAACTGGAACGGCCATCTCAATTACTGTCCTCAGGCAGGATCTCCCTGTATTGGCTGCGTCCAGCCGGGCTTCCCTGATAGCACCAGGCCTTTTTTTGTGGAAATTGAGAAGACAGGAATTGTAGGTACGAATATCACTACTATAGCGGGCGTGGCAATCGGAGGCGCGCTACTTGCTGCAGGGGCTCATGCTGTAAGGAGAACTGCCATGAAAAGACCTGAGGACGAGGAAGGCTTTGCCGAAGAAAGCACTCCAGAAGAAACCGGAGAGAAACCCATAGAGGAAGCCGGAGGTGAAAAATAA
- a CDS encoding SRPBCC domain-containing protein, whose translation MTQKNLETEVIINVPAARVWQALTDFGAYPQWNPFIREVTGVSSPGEKLTIQIHLGDRVMTIRPTILVIQPERELRWIGHLLIPGIFDGEHSFVIEPAGENRVRLIQRETFNGLLVPFSGSLLGNTKRNFSMMNLALKERVEQAN comes from the coding sequence ATTACTCAGAAGAATCTCGAGACCGAAGTTATCATCAACGTACCGGCTGCCAGGGTATGGCAAGCGCTTACTGATTTCGGGGCATACCCACAGTGGAATCCGTTTATCCGTGAGGTGACCGGAGTTTCCAGTCCAGGTGAGAAATTAACAATTCAAATTCATCTAGGCGACCGTGTTATGACAATTCGGCCAACTATTCTTGTCATTCAGCCAGAAAGAGAGCTGCGCTGGATCGGTCATCTGTTAATTCCTGGGATATTCGATGGTGAGCACAGTTTTGTAATAGAGCCAGCTGGTGAGAACCGAGTGCGTCTGATTCAGCGAGAGACATTTAACGGGCTTTTGGTGCCGTTTTCGGGTTCCCTGCTTGGCAATACTAAACGGAATTTTAGTATGATGAATCTGGCACTTAAAGAGCGCGTGGAGCAGGCAAACTAA
- a CDS encoding nickel-dependent hydrogenase large subunit, translating into MVQVTVDPVSRIEGHYRINTEVNGEGVITDAQSNGLQLRGFERLLQRQDPRDAALLSQRICGVCPVSHGIAAANALDELFGVAGEVPKNGLLMRNIQQALNYIASHAAHVYVLWAPDLANSAYRDILAKYGDVGNSVWKELQGRFAPLIYQIDGASYPAGSSYLGAIVEFRRLHEAISLIASKMPHPVLQHVGGVVYSPTVADIGQILSYVTKTMEFVKAFTLGVSPDTWIENTYRASSPQKAANFVLNHLQELLNKSLDSKDFSHSAGWGDVPLFAAFGSELIGEKLLGLPISMKMDLAGTYKDPDKIGFLSYGVFFKPEKGDGYDPTSPADSRVIPSGYMDGYFKLEKFDYRKISESISHSFYIDDVNDRPPWNGVTVPEGTPENIDYTKGSKSRYSWAKAPHYDGIPCEVGPLARMMVMGEPLVTALVKTFQDNGYYPVNNYTRMIARMQEILVVVPELIKWLTQDLQAGGKVAVHTDLSMAKSSTGMGLWEAPRGALGHWIATDSDSMVTLYQAVVPSTWNLAPRNSQGIPSPVEQALIGTKISAAENALGVDYSNPLGILHTARSYDPCLACAVHTIDKTGKHPDYIIKVL; encoded by the coding sequence ATGGTACAGGTCACTGTTGATCCTGTTTCGAGAATTGAAGGGCACTACAGGATCAATACCGAAGTCAATGGAGAAGGCGTAATTACTGATGCACAGAGTAACGGTTTGCAGTTAAGGGGTTTTGAACGTCTCCTGCAGCGCCAGGACCCCAGGGATGCAGCACTTCTGTCCCAGAGGATCTGCGGGGTCTGTCCGGTTAGCCACGGCATAGCTGCAGCAAATGCCCTCGATGAACTTTTTGGAGTCGCAGGTGAGGTTCCCAAAAACGGTCTTTTAATGCGAAACATCCAGCAGGCTCTGAATTACATAGCCAGCCATGCAGCACACGTCTACGTGCTCTGGGCCCCTGACCTTGCAAACTCAGCTTACCGTGACATCCTGGCAAAATACGGTGATGTTGGAAATTCAGTCTGGAAAGAACTTCAGGGGCGTTTTGCACCTTTGATTTATCAGATTGACGGTGCCAGTTATCCGGCAGGCTCGTCCTATCTGGGCGCTATAGTGGAATTTCGCCGTTTGCACGAAGCCATTTCTTTAATAGCTAGCAAGATGCCACATCCGGTTCTTCAGCATGTTGGAGGTGTAGTTTATTCTCCGACTGTTGCTGATATCGGGCAAATTCTAAGCTATGTCACGAAAACGATGGAGTTTGTTAAAGCATTTACTCTTGGGGTCTCTCCCGATACCTGGATTGAAAATACTTACAGAGCTTCTTCTCCTCAAAAGGCTGCTAATTTCGTTCTTAATCACCTGCAAGAACTTCTGAATAAATCCCTTGACAGTAAGGACTTCTCACACTCGGCTGGCTGGGGAGACGTCCCTCTCTTTGCGGCTTTTGGCTCGGAGCTTATAGGGGAAAAACTTCTCGGCCTGCCTATCAGTATGAAAATGGACCTTGCAGGGACTTACAAAGATCCCGATAAGATTGGTTTTCTTTCCTACGGAGTTTTCTTTAAGCCCGAGAAAGGAGATGGATATGACCCTACAAGTCCTGCTGATAGCAGAGTTATTCCCTCCGGCTATATGGATGGATATTTCAAGCTTGAAAAATTTGACTACAGGAAGATCTCAGAAAGTATTAGCCACTCCTTTTACATTGACGATGTAAACGATCGTCCTCCCTGGAATGGGGTTACGGTTCCGGAAGGGACCCCCGAAAATATTGATTATACAAAAGGATCAAAGAGCCGTTACTCGTGGGCAAAAGCCCCTCATTATGACGGCATTCCGTGTGAAGTCGGCCCTCTTGCCCGTATGATGGTTATGGGAGAACCTCTTGTTACGGCATTGGTAAAAACTTTTCAGGATAACGGCTACTATCCTGTCAACAACTATACCCGCATGATTGCAAGGATGCAGGAAATTCTTGTAGTGGTCCCGGAACTTATAAAATGGCTCACGCAGGACCTTCAGGCAGGCGGAAAGGTTGCTGTGCATACCGATCTTTCCATGGCAAAGAGTTCCACAGGAATGGGTTTATGGGAAGCTCCGCGAGGGGCACTGGGGCACTGGATTGCTACAGATTCGGATTCTATGGTAACTCTTTACCAGGCTGTGGTTCCGAGCACCTGGAACCTTGCTCCAAGGAATTCGCAGGGAATCCCAAGCCCTGTTGAACAGGCCCTAATAGGCACCAAAATCTCGGCTGCCGAAAATGCACTTGGAGTGGATTATTCAAATCCTCTCGGAATCCTGCATACAGCCCGGTCTTACGATCCCTGCCTGGCATGTGCAGTTCATACAATTGATAAAACCGGAAAGCACCCGGACTATATAATCAAGGTACTTTGA
- a CDS encoding cytochrome b, producing MKSKGDKPMIVERYTVTDRIAHTVHAVAMLVLIITGLKIYMGWEFMSFHTARGLHMIAVPFLLAVNWILIPYNIFSEGHGFMGKISHFTDHYIFGPKDAARFGGIIGNFFRKGRYPAFSIYDETTGHYKTKLHPLMKILIVLEGTAIFLIAVSGVVLYKLDWSLFGLPIASWILTITGFISPLFNLSPLEFLRVLHLLMTYWFVFELVVHVGILEFDPHVWKYYKAIFLTGKEDLRDTHYSEVLPAYYPTKEKP from the coding sequence ATGAAATCTAAAGGCGACAAGCCGATGATTGTTGAGCGCTATACAGTAACTGACAGGATAGCTCATACTGTCCACGCTGTTGCAATGTTAGTGCTCATCATTACCGGGTTAAAGATCTATATGGGATGGGAATTTATGAGTTTCCATACCGCCCGCGGTCTTCACATGATAGCGGTCCCATTCCTGCTTGCAGTGAACTGGATCCTTATTCCTTACAACATCTTCTCTGAAGGTCATGGGTTTATGGGAAAGATCTCGCACTTTACGGACCATTATATTTTCGGCCCTAAGGATGCAGCTCGCTTTGGCGGTATAATTGGTAACTTCTTCAGGAAAGGCAGATATCCGGCATTCAGTATATATGATGAAACTACTGGCCACTACAAGACCAAACTTCATCCCTTAATGAAGATCCTGATCGTGCTTGAAGGTACAGCTATCTTCTTAATCGCGGTTTCAGGTGTTGTGCTTTACAAGCTCGACTGGTCACTTTTCGGCCTCCCAATAGCCTCATGGATACTGACTATAACAGGCTTTATTTCGCCGTTATTCAACCTGTCTCCTCTGGAATTCCTCAGGGTACTTCACCTGCTGATGACCTACTGGTTTGTTTTTGAACTTGTAGTTCACGTGGGTATTCTGGAATTCGATCCTCATGTCTGGAAGTACTATAAAGCTATCTTCCTGACAGGAAAAGAGGATCTGAGAGATACTCATTATTCTGAGGTTCTCCCAGCTTATTACCCTACAAAGGAAAAGCCGTGA
- a CDS encoding hydrogenase maturation protease: MSILNAPIRILGCGSPLMGNDGVGLKVIEVLQESELKDLKDIDIMDAGVCGLDLLNLLDDARKVIIVDAILANSPPGSVHHIEGKELLEGVEFHPLVSVHDLTITDVLKIGEQVQELPEIVVIGIEIGSIVTEATLEISPDVLKGVDKAIKLIKEEVFSSL; encoded by the coding sequence ATGTCTATACTAAATGCTCCTATACGCATCCTTGGCTGCGGAAGCCCGTTAATGGGAAACGATGGTGTTGGCCTCAAAGTCATTGAGGTTCTTCAAGAATCAGAACTTAAAGACCTCAAGGATATCGATATCATGGATGCAGGGGTCTGCGGGCTTGACCTTCTAAATCTTCTCGATGACGCCAGGAAAGTCATCATAGTTGATGCAATTCTGGCTAACAGCCCTCCAGGTTCAGTACACCATATAGAAGGGAAGGAATTACTTGAAGGCGTAGAGTTTCACCCCCTGGTTTCAGTACATGACCTGACAATTACAGATGTATTGAAAATAGGAGAACAGGTCCAAGAACTTCCAGAAATTGTGGTCATCGGGATTGAAATCGGATCAATTGTCACGGAAGCTACGCTGGAAATCAGTCCAGATGTCCTTAAAGGTGTGGATAAAGCCATAAAGCTCATCAAGGAAGAGGTCTTTTCTTCACTTTAA
- a CDS encoding nickel-dependent hydrogenase large subunit, protein MVNVTVDPLTRIEGHQRISTEVGADGVITDAQSSSLIFRGFERILQNQDPRDAAFLTQRICGVCPLAHGLASTNALDDLYGVAESVPKDALMMRNIFQGLNMVASHATHIYVLFGPDLANPAYKKVLTTLGDTGNAVWNEMVGRFAPISYKMDGAAVPVGSSYLAAIPEKKRLQEAIALIAGRMPGPSSLYPGGYTYPATVGDITKLSTYYLQVMDFVSKHTLKVDFNTWIKNTYQASSPQKAVSFVTEHLTDLYNKTSTSNDFSKDAGWGDVEFYAAFGSELVGEKILGLPASLKHDTIGGYKDPAKICFVSYGGYYKYKDGYDPKSPAGDRIFTSGVVTGKLEYQKFDPEKITESTAHSFYQNSSNDLAPAKGETVPYTDPNKIVYTGGSNSQYSWDKAPRYDGMAGEVGPLARMLNIKEPLVTGLAQAFAENGYSAANVYTRMLARMQETAILAYELLNWVTVDYNPNGKISVPIDLNTAKNNSGMGLWEAPRGALGHWISAGSDGKVTNYQCIVPGSWLMSPRDSKGIPGPLEQSLIGSKINTVGDVDYTNPVGIFHMGRSYDPCISCAVHTIDLTGKNAPNTLRIL, encoded by the coding sequence ATGGTAAACGTTACAGTTGATCCCTTAACTAGAATTGAAGGTCACCAGCGCATATCCACTGAAGTAGGTGCTGACGGTGTTATTACCGATGCCCAGTCATCTTCTCTTATATTCAGGGGTTTTGAACGCATTCTGCAGAACCAGGATCCAAGAGATGCAGCTTTTCTTACTCAGAGAATTTGTGGTGTCTGTCCTCTTGCTCATGGATTAGCATCCACAAATGCTCTTGACGACCTTTATGGCGTAGCTGAGAGCGTTCCAAAAGATGCTCTTATGATGAGAAACATTTTCCAGGGCCTGAATATGGTTGCAAGCCATGCAACTCATATATATGTTCTCTTTGGTCCTGATCTTGCAAACCCGGCATACAAAAAGGTCCTTACAACACTTGGAGACACCGGAAACGCAGTCTGGAATGAAATGGTTGGAAGGTTTGCCCCAATCAGCTACAAGATGGATGGCGCGGCTGTACCTGTAGGGAGTTCCTATCTTGCAGCAATTCCTGAGAAGAAACGCCTTCAAGAGGCTATTGCACTCATTGCCGGTAGAATGCCCGGTCCTTCATCCCTTTATCCAGGTGGATATACCTACCCGGCTACTGTCGGAGATATAACCAAACTTTCCACTTACTATCTGCAGGTCATGGACTTCGTATCCAAACATACTCTGAAAGTTGATTTCAATACCTGGATCAAAAATACCTATCAGGCAAGCTCTCCTCAAAAAGCAGTAAGCTTTGTTACTGAACACCTGACTGACCTTTATAATAAAACATCGACTTCAAATGACTTCTCCAAAGATGCAGGTTGGGGAGATGTGGAATTCTATGCAGCTTTTGGTTCAGAACTTGTAGGAGAAAAGATTCTCGGTCTTCCAGCAAGCCTTAAACATGATACAATCGGTGGGTACAAGGACCCAGCAAAGATCTGCTTCGTTTCATATGGCGGATACTACAAGTACAAAGACGGATACGACCCGAAGAGCCCAGCAGGAGACCGTATTTTCACCTCAGGTGTGGTAACAGGAAAGCTCGAATACCAGAAATTTGATCCGGAAAAGATTACTGAGAGTACTGCTCACTCCTTCTACCAGAACAGTTCCAATGACCTCGCACCAGCAAAAGGTGAAACCGTTCCATATACTGATCCAAATAAAATCGTTTACACAGGCGGTTCAAACAGCCAGTACAGCTGGGACAAGGCTCCGAGATATGACGGAATGGCAGGTGAAGTCGGGCCTCTTGCACGCATGCTAAATATAAAAGAGCCTCTAGTAACAGGTCTGGCTCAGGCTTTCGCTGAGAATGGTTACTCTGCAGCTAACGTTTACACCAGGATGCTGGCTCGTATGCAGGAAACTGCAATTCTCGCATATGAACTTCTCAACTGGGTAACAGTTGATTACAACCCAAACGGCAAGATTTCCGTGCCTATAGACCTTAATACAGCTAAAAACAATTCGGGAATGGGCCTGTGGGAAGCACCTCGTGGAGCTCTTGGTCACTGGATCTCTGCTGGCAGCGATGGAAAAGTTACCAACTATCAGTGTATAGTTCCGGGTAGCTGGTTGATGTCCCCAAGAGACAGCAAAGGAATTCCTGGCCCACTCGAACAGTCTCTCATTGGTTCAAAAATCAATACAGTTGGAGATGTCGATTATACCAATCCAGTTGGCATTTTCCATATGGGAAGGTCCTACGATCCTTGCATTTCATGTGCAGTCCACACCATTGACCTGACTGGGAAAAACGCTCCAAATACACTAAGAATCCTCTAA
- a CDS encoding hydrogenase small subunit — protein sequence MVEMSTGIKNLVRTLDSVDFLKMDRRTFMKALGAMGAATFLGTYKSEIVSALELAETKLLWIHGSECTGCSESVLNAGNPDLVQALEKLNVNLAYHETLCAQQGIWNDGKLVNTAELNSEILQEEIYKEGNYILVVEGGIPNGPDGSGRYLVIGNKPFKQTLGEAAKNAAAVVAVGACACWGGITNAESDVAKDTDYRGVAFSKTEASKGMLKELGIDKPVINIPGCPAHPDWVLLTLGAVILGKIKIPDDLSAVLDEYNRPKVFFPPDHVVHDNCPRRGYYDRGELDEEIGGPGCLWKLGCKAPYAHADCGIRRWNGSVSMCTQAGGPCIACVEPGFPDSSRPLYVEREDVGVAGTNIDTVAKVAVGAAAVAAGVHAVRRMGKGE from the coding sequence GTGGTAGAGATGAGTACTGGAATAAAAAATCTTGTCCGTACACTGGACAGTGTGGACTTCTTAAAAATGGATCGACGCACTTTCATGAAAGCATTAGGTGCAATGGGTGCAGCTACATTCCTTGGCACATATAAATCTGAGATTGTAAGTGCGCTTGAACTCGCAGAGACCAAGCTTCTTTGGATCCACGGTTCCGAATGTACCGGCTGTTCCGAATCGGTCTTAAATGCAGGTAATCCTGACCTTGTACAAGCACTAGAAAAGCTTAATGTCAATCTTGCTTACCATGAGACTCTTTGTGCACAGCAGGGAATTTGGAATGATGGTAAGCTTGTAAACACCGCTGAGCTTAACTCCGAAATTCTCCAGGAAGAAATTTATAAAGAAGGCAACTACATTCTGGTCGTTGAAGGCGGAATTCCAAACGGTCCGGATGGTTCAGGCCGCTACCTGGTTATTGGAAACAAGCCTTTCAAGCAGACCCTTGGAGAGGCTGCAAAGAATGCTGCAGCTGTCGTTGCAGTTGGAGCCTGTGCCTGTTGGGGAGGAATTACCAATGCAGAAAGCGATGTTGCCAAGGACACTGACTATAGAGGAGTAGCATTTTCAAAAACCGAGGCATCAAAAGGTATGCTTAAAGAACTTGGCATTGATAAGCCCGTAATCAATATTCCTGGTTGTCCGGCTCACCCTGATTGGGTACTCCTTACCCTGGGCGCAGTTATTCTTGGTAAGATTAAGATCCCAGATGACCTTTCTGCCGTTCTGGACGAGTATAACAGGCCAAAAGTCTTCTTCCCTCCAGACCATGTTGTGCATGACAACTGCCCCCGCCGTGGATACTACGACCGCGGAGAGCTTGATGAAGAGATTGGTGGGCCAGGGTGCCTGTGGAAACTTGGATGCAAAGCTCCTTACGCCCATGCAGACTGTGGAATCCGCAGGTGGAACGGTTCAGTAAGCATGTGTACTCAGGCAGGCGGCCCCTGTATTGCCTGTGTTGAACCAGGCTTCCCAGACTCCTCAAGACCCCTGTACGTTGAACGTGAAGATGTAGGAGTTGCCGGAACAAACATTGATACAGTAGCCAAAGTTGCAGTTGGAGCAGCTGCAGTTGCAGCAGGCGTACATGCTGTTAGGAGAATGGGAAAAGGAGAGTGA